The Lolium rigidum isolate FL_2022 chromosome 2, APGP_CSIRO_Lrig_0.1, whole genome shotgun sequence genomic interval TAATATCAAAAACTATATGACGTGATAATTGTGAAAAATCGATTCAAGCAGCTGTGAGTCATATATAGAAGACTGTAGCAAACACCAGCATAAATGATGTGTACCTTATGAATTTCTGACCAAACACCTCATATCCCACTAACGCTAGTCTCTTGTTGTAGCACAGCGTCGCCGAAAAATGAACGGAGCAGAGCACAAGAAAAAAGGACATACTGAAGGACACATCGTTGCTGCAGCCTTTAATCACCAGGCACGGCCGCACTCCTTGTTCCTGACCAATCCACTTTCAATCACATGATGGTGGCCTACAAAAGGAAAAGAGTTCACAATTTCATCAATAAGAATTAGACCACGACAAACTCAACCATCCCTAATTATTTTTACCAGCATTGCTTCAAACTCTGCTCATACTAATATTTTTCCTTTGCAAGATTGACAACCGAATTAATCGTATCAATGAAAATTTGACTGTTGCAGTAATGCAACAAAATAGAATTTCCATGCCTACTGGAGCATGAGATCTAATCTATCTTTTGCCCATTTTCATGGCATGCCCAATACTACAAAGATAAAATATGGTACCTGTAGCCACTGCCTGGAGAGATGTGGAGAAAGAAGCAGATGCATTACAGCTACGCCGCCAGTGGAGAGAAAGCCATGATACATCCCAAGCTGTAGAGAAGCCTGCCGACAAAAACCTTAGCACACAGTGGAAACAACAAATTAAAAATATAGGGTTGAAATTAGGCAAACCAAGTACTTATAGCAGCAAGAAAACTGGACCGTAAGAAATGATCTTGGAAATTGAAACAACCTGTTGTTGCATTATAAGAGAAAGAGAAATGGTATCACGGACCTTAGGATTATACGAAAAACATAACTACTAAATGTATTTTTTGCATTAATAGAATATTACAATATCTTAAATCTTATGAATCATTATCATGTATTTGGAAGAAAAAAATTAGAGGTACTAAAGCCTTTGACTTGATTTACCTTGAGACACCTTTCCTCCTTTTATTTTGTGCATAGGACTAAAGTTGGTTCCATATACTCCACTCAAATCATCACTGCAACCTCTGATGTCAagttcaaacttcatgtatgatgGAACATTGTGAAACCTCTAGACAGCAGATCGAATCCACCATGCACCGCCTTTGATGACTTCAAGATTGCCTGCACATCAAGAACTTCGGTTATTAAAGATTGAGCACACAATGACTCCAGTGCAACTACTATAGCTCTCATATCGTACAAATTGGATGAATGATAGGATCAACCAAAACGTTGGACAGAACCAAAACAGTAAATTCGAAGGAAGGCATTGTGATTTAATCTATTGGACCATCAAAGTATGAAATATTAACTATGAAGCTAATTACTTTTTGCTCTTCTCCAAGTATCATTTCCAAATAGGGAGTTTGTACACCCGTGGTTAATTTCTCACACCAAATCAAACTTATAACCAACACTGAAAATATCTTCTCCTTGCTGGTACTGAAGAGGAGCTCTTCTCGCGGCTGTTCCTCCAGGAAACGAGCCAAGAATTCTAGGCCACATGGGTATATACCATTTTCTCTGAACAAAGTAGAAGAAGCAAAATAGAAAACAACAGTTGATCATGTCGCATCAGAAACCAATGTGACTGTTAGTATTCGATCTCTGCACAGCCCCTCCATCCTAGCTTGCGATTCTACCTACTGCACTGTGGATACCTAGAAATTTACAATTTTTTCCTCAAAATGAATTTCATGAGCCTATCTCTAGTGTATGCTCCCAGCCTAACAACTGTAATGTTTATCAAGCACATGTCGTGCAACCGGAAATGAACATAGAATGAAAGTATTGCACCTTGTGACGAGACCTACCTCTGTTAGTGACCAAATCCAATGCCTGCCAGGCAGACGAGCACAATAgtctgcaatattcaagaaataaACAGCTTAGCTAAAAGAAGATATTTATTTTGTTTATGAATTAACGGAGATGTAAGCCAAATATAATTTTTCGGATATTTAGAGCATTGTCCTCACCACAAGTTCACGAAGGAGGTAGCGGCGGTCGCAAGATACAACGGCTAAACTAAGTAGCCCATGAGGATCATTGTAGTACCACAACCATAACTTGTACAATAGTAGGATCTGGTTTCTCGtctgtcttccacatccaatagaAGCAAACACCAAAGAGTGGGAGAGATGCACAACGTGAAGATGTCGATGGCACCTGTTAGCATCTTCTTTGTGTCCATTGTCTTCACCAACCAAGCGTGAAGAAATGCAGAAGAACACAAAAAAAGAACCAAGAACGAAAATAGAATTAAGAAATCCGAAAGAAAGCAAAAGACATAATCTAAAGAGGGGCCAAAGCAAAAAACGAGCAGGACCAAACACCACAAGAACACGAAAAAAAAAGCAAGTAGAATACGAAATCTGAGATGGAAAGAAATAAAAAATTGAAGGAAGACTTGATGGAGACAAAGGTGAAAGAAACAAAACCAAGCAGAAAAGACCAAAAGGAAGTCAGAGGAATCAAATCCCCAACGAATAAAATCCCCACCGGTCAACCAGGCCACTACCTTAACCCAATCCATGGCAAAGGACATCCATCGTGGAAAACAACCGGGTTCGACTGAAGGGATGGCGAGCACGGCAAGATGGCGGCGGATCTGGAGGATGAGGTGAGGGAGAGGAGTAGTCAAAGGAAGTTGAGACAGaggaaaagcaaaaaaaaaaaaaaactgagatGGGGGAGCTGGGTAGTCTGACTACCGCAAGGACGGCTCGCCGCGCTGGGTGCTGCTCCACGTCGAGTCCATCTTCTCCGCCGCCGATGGGAGGATGCTCCACTTCCTCGCCGTCCAGGTCACCACGCGAGGCACTGCTGCTTCGGGAGGCCGCGACCTCTATGtcgcgaggcggaggcggtgcTGCTCTGGACGGGAGCGAGGAGGCCGGCGCAGAGGAGGATCCATAGCACATGGAGTGGCGGCGGGGATGGGAGGGGGCGCGAGGGGATGGGAGCGGAAGttggggaggtggcggcggcctggAGCGGGAGCAAGGGAGCAGAAGTTGTGGGGATTGGGATAGGGTTTGGCCTGGGGGCGTTCGTTTTGTCTCCTCCCACGACCATCTGCATCCAACCGCTCCACGACGCGTGGCCCAATCTCTGATCAAGCGAGGGCGAGCGACCCAACCCACGTGTGCGACGTGCGCATCGTGGATAGCCCCGGAGAGCGCCATGGGGTGgcaacaattatacctttagatacatccgtatctagaaaaagttaagaCACATATTTTTAGATAAAaggagtagaaagttttgaatcaaaaataaacGATGGGTGGTGTGTAGCATTCTTTGGTCGCTTCTTCTCCTTGCTAGCGGAGCCTCTCCCCATATGCTCAGCCTCGTGTCGTCCCTCGTCCTGCCGAAGTTGGGCTGTGGTCACGGGCCACTCGGTTGCAACGGTGTTGCCAAGACCCTTTCCTAGGACTTGCAAGCAGTTCAAGGTCAACACCACTTTGGACTCTCTCTTCCAGCCCCATGTTGCCTTGATGCGCATGgagctcctttagttggttgacaCCCGTGTTGAGGAGGCGTCTCGCCCTCTTCGTGAAGAGGTGGCAGCTCTCAAGCCGTTGTTGGCGCGTGTTGGTGATTCTTTGGAGCCGACTGAGGCATGTCCTTATGATGATTTGGGGCTCGCCAAAGCGCAGGCTTCGGTCGCGCTTGACTCCTCTGAGCAAAAGTCGTGGTTAAGGAAGAGCACCTCTACGGTTGTTTCTCTCATTGTTGCCAGTCGTCACTGCCTGATGTGTCGGCTGCCTCTAAGCGcaagggcatggacatgatcgtgtGTTTGAGGCGCTTGGCCTTGAGAAGAGTGCTAATGTCGATGTGATAGTCTCTCTCGCCTGAGTCTAGCAGGCAGGTGGTAGCTTACACCTACGTTCGGAGCTTTTGTTGCAGGCCTGGGGGGCCCAAGATGGAGGCATTTTTCTATGCTATATGGGCTGGAAAAAAATGGTCAGCAGGCCCAACTCTAGAAACGAAATACGTAGAAGTTACTCCGTTCGGCTCCTCCCCAGACATATCGAATCGCCTCGCGCGGTCGCGCCCTCGCCTCGCCAGTCGCCTCGCCGGCCGATCCAGGCAGGGGCTGCGCCGGCCGATCTCTTTCGGTCTTCCCTCCCTGCGTTCGGCTCGCCCGGCGCCCCGGCCACCGTGCCCGTTCAGCCTCTTTGTAAGTCCTCTACTGATTTTCGGCTAATTTTTCCTTCTAATCTAGAACTATTTATAGGGTTTTAATTTGATGTAAATTCATTCATCACTATAGGTATTTGATCTTGAAAGAATTGTCAATGATTTTGCATCGAGGAATGCGCGGAGAAGCATTGAAGCATAATTGTCGAAGTACTCATGGTAATTTGGTCTTTATTTGAGGCAATGAAACTAGTGCAAAATACATTTTATATTTTGCTGCCATTTTATAATTATTTATACTGTAATATGCGAACAAACTGAGAGTTTATATATATCACATATCGTTTTGAAAGGGCCCTTTTTTTTACGTCGCCCAAGGGCACCAAAATACATAGGGCCGGGGCTGCTGCCTACCCTCGGTGTAAGGTTACGTCCAAGAGTGATGGCGCTAGCCCAAATGAGTGTAGAAGCAAGAAGAGGGTACTACATGCAGTTGCTTGATGGTTGTCCCCTCCCTTGCCCTAGCCTTTGTCGGCGCGGTGTAGATGGGTTATGTCTGGAGTGTTCGTTCATGTGGCTATGTGATCATTGTGTTGTCATGCGTGGGTGCGGCCCTCTTGTCCGACTCTTCTGTTAGGCCTGGCTGTAAACCTGTGATGAGTATGGTTAGATGGTGTTTGGGTGGGCGTGGTCCTATTGTTGTAGGTTTTTGCTTGATTTTCTCATAAAAATTAGATATTTTTTAATTAACGGGCGAGgcaaagcttttactttgttatAAAAAATCATAAGTGGGTTGACGAGGGCGGAATGTGTCGAGTGAAAGTGCTCCACGAAATTTCTACTAGCTAGGACGCGTTTCCATCAGAAAATCCGCGTTCTGGTGCACGCGCATAATAATTGTACTAGGAAACCCTAAACGTACTGTGTTTCTTTGCACACCTCGCAATCTTTTTGTGTTCCTATTCGAGGCATGGACGCCAACGATGTTGGCGTCCGGCGGATCCCGTCGACGCCGGTGCATCTCCCGGACGATCTGATCTTCCACGGCATCCTCCCGCGCCTCcccttccgcgcgctcctccGCTTCGCCGCGGTCTGCAAGGCGTGGCGCCGCCTCATCCTCGACGACCCCGCCTTCGCCCGCGCGCAGGCGCGGTGCCCCTCGCCGGCCTCCGCCGTCCTCGCCCGCTTCCACCAGGGCCGCTTCGAGGTGCTCACCCccggcgccaccgccgccgccgtcgcgccgccggacgccgcccTCTCCTTCCTCCCCGTGGCCGGCGCGCGCCTCCGGCTCTGCTCCGCCACGAGCGGCGTCCTCTGCCTGATGGTGAGCATggccagcggcggcgccggctTCTTCGTCGTCAACCCGGCGACCCGCGCGTTCCGCGCCGTCAGGTACGCCGGAGGCGACGGATTCAGGGCCTGCCTCGCGTACGACCCGGCCACGGCGCACCGCGACGGCTTCCACATCGTCGTCCCCGTCCAGGAAAAGTGGTGCCTTTGGAGGTTCTGGAGCTTCGCGAGCGCCGGCGCCGTCCGGCGCGTCTCGGGGGCGGAGGTGCGCCTGGCGCCGTACGACGTCTTCCTGCCGAGGCCGCTGTACTTGGGCGGGCGCGCGCACTGGCTCTCCTACCTGGACGGCGTGGCGTGGTACGACGCCCGTGCCGACGCCGCGGGCGAGCTGCCGACGCCGCCATCGTCGCTGCTggcagaagaaggaggaggaggtggaggtcggCGGCTGGAGGGCAAACGAGAGCTGGTGGCGTGGCGCGGGCGGGTCGGGATTGTGTCTGCGAGCGTCGACTCGGGGCTGGCCGTGTGGGCGCtatcatcgtcgtcgccggcgcggTGGGAGATGGTGCACTCGAGGAGCTGGGACGAGATCCCCGGCGTGGTTCGCCCCTCGTCGCGCTTCCTGTGGTCGGTGGTGCCGGCCGGCATGGAGGCCGGCGTGGAGGAGGCGCTGGGCCTGGCGGTGCGGATCAAGCACAGGCCGGGCACTcgcatgcagcagcagcagcaaggcgTCGACGGCGCCGGTGACTTTGGTGAGGAGGTGGAGGATGCGGATGTGTGGCGTCGCCAGGTGTTGCGTTACGACATGCGCACGGGAGGTACGACGACGGTGGCGGAGCTGATCGGAAGCGAGATCGACGACGATTTTGTGGCGGTTTTCGGCTACCACTCCAGCATGGCGCCGCTCAACTAGCTTAGCTCTCTGGATTTTCGTACGTGAGCAACATCATTTGGGCTGCTGTAGAGAGGGAGTGGCGCGATGTGTTTCTGCTCGCGCTCTCCCTTCCTTGTGTTGCATTGCATGTGTCCGTCAGCTTCAGTGTTGGCATTCAGTCCGGTTGTTCTGTTCTGTCAGAGGCAATCGCAAGTTAGGGTCCATTCAGTTCATTGTCAGAAAAAAAAGGTACATTTCAGTTTAGCCTTGTGTTTTTGCCGTTAGTGTGCCGTTGTTTTTCCGAGTTATTCAAGTTGAGTAGTTTCTGTTAGCCTAAAAGTAAGTACAATAAGTTCTAATCAGTtgactataaggattaaaataatattttttgcctAGGTAGAAGAGAGAGGTGGAGAGAGAAGAAGAGTgagcttatgcaagagccagcttagGCACTTTGTAAGAGTGAAATATAGATCATACATTAATAAAGTATgatatttttatagctcacttTTGTACATGTTAGGTCTAAGTTAGTTATAGATGACACACCACTTGGTTTACAGCCAACAACTGGTAGTTATatactattgaacttgctctaACCAAACCTGTTAATCTTCGAGTTACTACTGCTGTAGTTGACTTCGGGTTGAATCTTGGTCTTCTCATGTGTAGTACTGCACGGCACGGCATACAAGTCTGATGTAGAGACTTTGCCTTTACACGGCTGTCCATGACTTGCTGCTGCTCAAATCTCGGGTTTGTATTTACTTTGTCGTCACAAGTAGAATTTTTTTAGGCTAAATAGTGGGTTTTCAAACTGTgtattttttctttatttcaaaaaataagaaaaactaTGTACAAAAAGTTGCTTGAAAGCATCAACTTAAAGGACCATAGGGCCAAAGTAAAAGCAAAGAGCAGAATCTATCTAAAATGATCTACCCATGATGCTAAGACAGGAaatgatttcctctttgcctcGCGAATAAAAAAAGGTAATTTCATCCTTAAATCTCTCGCGGTATCTGTAAATATTTGGAGGAACAACCTTCAAAATAGAATCATTTCGGACAGTCCCAATTGCTCATGTAATGAACATAATTATTTCCATGAAAAAGGGCTTAGCAATGGCAGTCTTGAGACTCAATATTCCTGAAAATCCAACGGGCTCCTAGCCGGCAGATCGGTAGAAGTAGAATAGCTTGGTAGTTGGCAACAATTTTTTTGATGCTTCCTTCGACCACTCTCGTATGCGTCCCTTTGCTTACATGCGTTCAAAATCACATAatcttcattttatattttttatttctaAATGCGTATACACTATCGAGATAGAGAGGGCGCGCTGAATAGCGAGAAACATAGGCACACCAAGCAACACAATGACTAGTGTAACACAACATATGGGATCAGGTTCAGGTTACGCGGCTAACTCATCCATAAGTTTAGAAAActtaattagtaatgctcatctacGGTTCCAGCCTAATAAAGGCAAGAAATAAAGCTTACTAACTAAGGATTGATGCCGGTTTCTACCAAAACGGTTCGGAGCAAGTTTGAGTTTCAGTTCAGTTTTGCTTGAAAAAAGTAGAGAATAATTTCTCCTGAAGGCAAGCCAAAATAAGCTGAAATTTAAACGGTCTAGTTAGATAAATTATAGGAGATCCCCTAAAAATGGGTACTGAAAACTGTTATCCATTACCCCTCAAGACGTTTTGCGGTAGGACTTTTATTTTGTCTCCGGTAGGAGTTTTATTTTGTCTCCTAGAGCGGAcacgttagagcatctctagcagagctcgTAAATACGCGAACTGAAAACGCGGAGTTCACTGAACTCGTATTTACGGGTCGAAAAATTGATGGCGCAGAACAATCCCGTAAACGAAAACTGTAAAACAGCATA includes:
- the LOC124689697 gene encoding uncharacterized protein LOC124689697, coding for MDANDVGVRRIPSTPVHLPDDLIFHGILPRLPFRALLRFAAVCKAWRRLILDDPAFARAQARCPSPASAVLARFHQGRFEVLTPGATAAAVAPPDAALSFLPVAGARLRLCSATSGVLCLMVSMASGGAGFFVVNPATRAFRAVRYAGGDGFRACLAYDPATAHRDGFHIVVPVQEKWCLWRFWSFASAGAVRRVSGAEVRLAPYDVFLPRPLYLGGRAHWLSYLDGVAWYDARADAAGELPTPPSSLLAEEGGGGGGRRLEGKRELVAWRGRVGIVSASVDSGLAVWALSSSSPARWEMVHSRSWDEIPGVVRPSSRFLWSVVPAGMEAGVEEALGLAVRIKHRPGTRMQQQQQGVDGAGDFGEEVEDADVWRRQVLRYDMRTGGTTTVAELIGSEIDDDFVAVFGYHSSMAPLN